The genomic segment GCCCCATCCTGCTCTGTGGGGATGTTTTACCTCACCCCTTCCTGTCTCTACCTCCCCAGTCCCTGCAATGTGCAGGTCCAGCTGGGGTCCCCACATggctgggaggggctgagcACACTGCACTGGGTGTCCAGGTGCTCCCGTGGCTGGGAGCCATCAGGATCTGCACCACCAGGGCCACTCCTGCACTTCTCAGGCATGGGGTGAATCAGTTTTGTACTGAGACCTCTTCCTGCCACCTCTAGGACCTGGCAGACTGGAACAATCCTTGTGTTCATGAGGGTGAGTCGGTCCCCTCAGATCAGGTACTTTCTACctttaatttggaaataaatcAGTCTCTGTTTCTCCTCTGAGGTtctggctgcagcctctgctctctgcttgggaagggctggggggtGCTCCCAGGTTTCCCTCACCCTTCTCCTAATGCCTGTGCCCCCTGAGCCCCTTCTGGTGGGCCAGctgtgatggggacagggctccAGGGGGTGATCCCACAGCGCTGGGCATGGAAGAGTTAATTCCTGCATGGCCAAGGGGAGCTTCCAACCCAGAGCCCCCCCTGGCTGAGCCAGCCTTGGGTAGGAAAAAGGTGTTTCCTGTACATCTGCTGACACAaagctcctggggacacagcgAGGTGGGACAGTGGCCAACAGCTCGTCAAAGGCCAGCATAGGTCAGGCTGTGTTGCCATGGGGCCCCCTCCTCTGAGCCCCTGCcgggggtggcagtgccatgggGTGGCTCATGGGGGGTGAgacagggggtggcactggatgcCTCGTGTGGGTTGGGGGGATGTTGGCTAAAGCAGCTTTGGGGGTGATGGAGGGTGGCCCAGGGGGAgtggggtggcacaggtgagATGTTCAGGAGGTGCCAGCCCCTGTGTGGCTGTGTTGAGCCCCTGGGTGCCCCTTTCTGTGGTAGGGTGGCAGCCAGGGCCAAAAAtagcccaggcagcagcagcattccctgctccctgtccctgccgcACCCCTGACGTCTGGATCGGGCGCCTCCTCCCGCGTTTCCTCAGGAAGAAACCCAAGgctggagggaggaagaggCTGCACCACGGGTGGGacgggacagagggacagagggacatcaGCGTGGGGCTGGGGAGCCACCAGGACTGGGGCCGTGGTGCCCTGCTGGAATGGAGAGTGCCCGGCCcatcctctgcctgcagctgtggctgtgggtgcagagctctgcccaggaGCTCGACCCTGAGGGCAGCAATGTCTGCAGGTAGGTGCCACGGGGATCCCCACTTGTGCCACTCCATCTCCTGGGGTCTCAGCAGCGCCAGAGGGTTTTGTCCATCCCTCCTTCCATGGACAGAGGTGTGCAGCCTGGCACGGggctggggtggtgctggggagTGCGGTTGGGGCATGTCTGGGTGTTTGGGGTATCAATCCCTTCTCCAGGATTTATTTCTCATTCACCCTCTGAGCACAGGCAGTGGGGCAATATGGGACCTATGGCAAAACTCACAGTGGGGAAAGATGGGTGTAACAAACCCCAAAGAGCTTTGGGAGCTGATGTGCCCTGAATTTGTCACCACGATGCCTCTCCCGTTGTCTCCATCAGCGGTGACACCTTTCACAGCCTTCACTTCGGTGCCTCATTTGTGCCCTGCTGGCGAAGCCCTGAGCCTCTCCCAGGGCATGGGACACCCGGCACGGGCTCCATGGGGACATTCCCAGCGCTCGGGGCaggccagccccgccgcccaCTCGGGCTGCAGCCTCCCaaatttccttctatttttctggtttccttCCGGAGCATTGCCCTGGGGGCCGCGCCGCCTTCTCAGCACTGGGGCAAGGATCGCTTCTCCTTGGCCGAGGCCATGAGGTCACCCTggtcccccagccctggctgacaCCCCCCGGTCTGTCCCGCAGGTTCCCGACCGGCCCCGAGTGCTGTCCCGGCTGGAAGCAGGACGGGAATGCGTGCACGGTCGGTGAGTGGtggatggggatggatcccaAAGCGGGGTCCCCACGCTCATCCTCTGAGTGTTGGGGGTCCTGCCCcgtggagctgcagctgagccgGAGGGATGCGGGGAGGGATGCGGAGGGATGCGGGGAGGGATGCGGGGAGTGGGATAGTGGTTTCCCTGGGAATGCTGTCCCGGTGGCAGGTGGGGTGTGAGCCCAGTTCGAGGGTGCAGAGAGTGCTGAGTGCCTTTCCTGACAGCCGTGTGCGAGGGGGAGGACGCCTGCAGGGAGGGCGAGGTGTGCGTGAAGCCCGGGCTGTGCCGCTGCAGACCCGGCTTCTTCGGAGCAGACTGCGGCTCCCGTGAGTGCCTCCCCCGCGCTCCGCCCCTGCCACCCCCGTTTCAATCCAGCTGGATGCTCGGGGGGCTACCGGGCTTCTCTCCATCCTTTATCCTTTCCCctcacaggctgcccagagcagtaCTGGGGCCACGACTGCAAGCGGAGCTGCCCGTGCCACCCCAATGGGCGCTGCGACCCCGTGAGCGGCCACTGCACCTGCGACCCCAACCACTGGGGAGGGCTGTGCCAGTTCCCCTGCCAGTGCGGCCCCCACGGCCGCTGCGACCCCCTGACCGGCGCCTGCCACTGCGAGCCGGGCTGGTGgtcccccagctgcaggaaacaGTGCTCGTGCAGCCCCTCCACCTCTCACTGCGACCCCCTGAGCGGGCTGTGCCGCTGCGTGCCCGGCTGGTGGGGCAGGAGGTGCAGCTTCAAGTGCTCCTGCAATGTCTCGCCCTGCGCGCAGGAGACGGGCAAGTGCGAGTGCCTGGCTGGCTACTGGGGACCGGCGTGCCAGTGGCGCTGCGACTGCGGGCACGGCTCCTGCAGCCCCGCCACTGGCCACTGCACCTGCCAGCCTGGCtaccagggcaggagctgccggGACCCCTGTCCGGCAGGGAAATACGGATCTCAGTGCGTGCACAGGTGAgatgggggagctgggggatcCAGCGGAGCTGCGGTCAGCTCTTGGGGGAAGGCACTGCGCCTGTGTCTGTCCCtttggctgggcagggagacTCATCCTGGGGGTTTGAGCATCCCAGCTTGGATGCAGCATCAGCGttaccccaaaaaaaaaaccacctaatGACAGCAGAAAACGTCACTCTAAAATGTGGTCATCCTTAGTCCCATCCCCCGACATGataaagcagcagctcccaacttagaatattctgtgattctgcttcCCTCTCAGCACAGATCATTAGGCACCACTGTGCATTTTCCCTTGGTCCCAAATGATGCTCAATGATTTTGTGGGGTGAAAGCTGCTTTTTGTGGGGTGAAACCTGCTTTTTAGGGGTACAAGGGTGGGCGTTGTGACCTCAGTGCCTCTCTGCCCAcacagctgtgggagctgcaagcgcagccagccctgctcccctgtgGATGGTTTCTGCCTGGCCTGCCAGCCCGGCTGGAACGGGACCCTCTGCaaggatccctgtgctcctggattCCATGGCGAGGGCTGCCTGCAGCCGTGTCCCCACTGCCGGCACGGGGAGCCCTGCGACCCCCAGACCGGGTTCTGCCTGCGCTGTGATCCCGGCTGGACGGGTCCCAGGTATGCCCAGGGTGAGGCCGCTgctccctggggtgtccctgctctggggtgcaTTGCTGATGCTTCTCTCTGTTTGGCAGCTGCAACAGCTCCTGCCCCGTGGGCACCTTTGGTGATGGCTGCCAGTTCCTCTGCCCCGAGTGTGTTTCAGGGAGCTGTGACCCCATAACAGGAGTTTGCATCTGCCAGGCAGGCTACTGGGGAGACAGGTAATGCCAGGAAATGCTGGGATAACgctgggagtggggctgggctggagccttGCTCCCTCCAGGGgcatttccctcctttcctctctcttccaGCTGCAATGACACCTGTCCCGAGGGGTATTTTGGAGTGAATTGTTCCTCACCCTGCCAGTGCTCCTGGGGGACCTGCGACCCTGTGCAGGGTGGCTGTGTGCTGAGTAAGATTAACCTCACATTTACTCCTTGGCCCTGGGCAAGGGATGGTCACATCCTctctggggatggtgctgggggctgggatgCATCCTGGTGCCTCCTGGCCCCACCAGGAGTtgtcagctcctgctctctccaTGCAGGACTGTTCTATTGGCATCACAGCCACAGGACATGCCACACTCAACCCATCTCCTCACACAGGTTCGAAGGACCACGGAGCCCTTGCAGCCGCCGTCCTcgtccctctcctgctgctgctgctctgtgtcacctgctgctgctgtggtgctggctCAGCAGATGCCAGAGACAggtattttttcatatttttcaaccTTTGACACAAAACCCCATGTCCTGTGTTCCCTGATGtccacctctgctctgcagggcgGCTGTGCCTGACGATGATGTGGTGGCCAGGATGAAGCACCACGTGCAAGGGGTGCTGGCCAACCTCAGTGCTCTCGTGCCCTGTTTCAACCTGGGTGCCTCAAAACTTCCCAAAGTCACAGgtaagcagagcagagctgccgACAGCACTTCCAGAAGTGCTGCACTCTCTGCACTCTGCGTCTGGGGGGAATCCTAGAACTCCTCTCCCCCGACCAACCTGGGGTGCTCAAATTCAGCTGGGTGTTTTCTCCTCCCCAGTTTCCCATCACGACATGGAAATCCCCTACAACCCCAGCTTCATCGAGCCACCATCCTCTGCGTGGGTCTCAgacagctccttctcctccttcgACACCGACAACGAGGGACCCGAGTACTCCGTCCCTCCTAGAGAAGGTGACGCCCatggctgctcctcctctctgaTCACCTCTGGGCCTCCGAGGTCAATCCTGGCCatcccagggagctgtgcttgGCACAGACAGTGTTTATTTCCTTGCCCTTGTTTtcctgtctgcagggctgtgtttggccGTGTGCATTGGGACGTGCCCAGTGGGGCAACCCCATTTCACAACCTCCTCCCTGGGAAACGATCCCAGGGACAATCCTGTTGCAtcagctcctgtcccagtgtcctcaTTTGTGTCCCCGGGCAGGGTGACAGCTGTGGCAGCCGTAACACGTGTCACCTTGTCCCACAGGCATCCCGCTGCTGGgcggggctgagctgcaggatggagcATCCTGCCCCGGCCAGGCGCTCCCGGACCCGTCCGCCTTCGACTCCGAGGATGTCTCGCAGCCCTTCGCCATCCCCCGCACGTCCAGCATCGCCAAGGCCAAGCGACCCTCTGTGTCCTTCGCCGAGGGGACAAAATTCGGGGCGGCCGAGacgcccagccccagcaggaagCCCAAGGCGCCGTGGGGCCCGTCCAGGCTGACCCCACCGCCGGGGGATGCGGCGGCCGAGCCCCCCGGAGAGCGCCCGGCCAGCGATTGCTACGAGAACCCCGAGCCCCTCAGCAAGGGGGACGAAAGCCACCGGCCATCCCCTCGGGCCACCCCGGGGGGCCGGCGCAGGGTGGTGTCCAGCACCAGGCATGTGGCGCAGAGAGTGGAGGCGCTGGAAGCGGCTGCGAAATCCGGCAGCTGGGAGGCGAAGGGGAAAGAACCCGATGTCACAACCATCTACATGGTGGTGGGAACGGCCGGGGAGGAGCCCAGGGCGGAGGGGACTGGCGAGGGACCggtccaggctgtgctgaagcGTCTGGGCAGCTTGCAGAAGGGCAAGTGGGCTGCCAAGGAGGAGCCCAAGGTGAGGAGGAGCATGGAGGCCATCCAGAAACCTCCTCGGCGGGCGCTGGCGCAGCGCAGGGACTCGGAGAACAGCTGCAAGCAGAGGGAGAGTGTGCCGGGAGCTCCTGCCGAGCCAGCCCCTGGCAAGCAGCAGCATCCCGCTGCAAAGAGACTGTCCCTCCTCCTCGCATCTCTCTCGTCAAAAAACACCGGTGCCCAGGACGCGGCCAGCGAAACCCTAGGTGCCACAGAGAAGGGCAAAAGCCCGGAGTTAGCTGGCAGCCTCGAAAGGAAGGGACGGGCTGCGGCGGAGGAAGAGCCGAAATACGAGAACGTGGCCAGCAGCGGGGCTGATTCGCCCTCCGGCCCCGGCAAAGAGCTGCTGACCACCCCTCCGGCCACCTGAGCCACCCTCgcccgggctggggccggggaGCCACGGggctgctccaatcccagcctgggggagCCGAGGGCCCGCTCCGAGCTGTGAACTGGGGGCACCGAGCCCTCCTGGGGACCCTCTGCCTTTCCTCCGTGCCCTGCGGCTGCTCTGGAGCCTCGCTGGGGCCGCAGCGGGGACAGCCTGTGGGGttgagctgctggagagctgtgttctgctcctccctgccctgccagcctcgTTTGTGTCTGCACAGCCCCGGGGGACAGCGGTGCTCTGGATGCTGTGGTGGCACCAAGTCCCTGCCAGCACTAGGGACATTGCCAATGCAGGGCTGCGGAGTGCTCAGCTGGGAAATGCGTGCACAAAATCCAGTCTCACCCCATCGGTTTTCAcctttccctgtcccatttCCAGTGGTGCAGCCTGGAGCCTCTTGCTCTAAAGGTGCTTCTCGCTGAAGGGGATTATTTtgtggagctgggctgagatGATGGGCTGCCACAAGCAGCttcagtgaaaattaattttagctGCTTATCTCAAAGGGTATCTGGGTCTGTGGGGGTTTATCTGTGTGGCTCTGGCTTCTGTGACAGGCCCTGGCTGCCTTTGCTTCCGTGTGGAAAAGCTCATGGCAGGACACAGGGTGTAGTGACAGCCTTTTAAACTCCAAACAGTTCCAAGCTGCAGTTGTGCAAACGTGGCAGCTGGGCAGTGACCATCAACCTGTGCACCTGGCACTGTGCTGATAAGGATGGAAGTTGCCAGAAGAAGGGATTTCCATGGGTGCCCTAAGCTCCTGCCACCTCCCATACCTCATTCCTGCTGTAAAGGCGGTTGAGATGCAAAAGAGGATTTGCAGAGTGATCTGGGTTTAGATGTATCTAAGTAGTAGAAggtttttgtgtattttttctgttattctgCGTGATGTGAAAGCCTCGGGATGAAAATTAAATGCCCTTGAGGAGATGGGTTTCCCAGCCACCCTTTGAGTCAAAGATACAGCCAGGAATATTCTCCAGAGTGTGGAAACTGTTAGCAGCCTTAGGCTTTCtgtttgggatttaaaaaaaaaaataattctggctCTGTTGAATTCTGAATTCTCACTCAGTGAGCTGAACCTTGTGCAGAGCCCAGGACTGGAGTGCAGGAGGAATGTGAGTGGGCTGTGAGTGTCCAGagcccctctgctgcagcctgcaccTCACACATCATGTGCAGAGTTCCTCATGAATCCTTCTGGTCTGGGTTCTGGGATTTAGGGTTGGGGGTGTTTCAGAAAACACagtgggttttgctttttcccttttgctttccACAGGTGCTTCTCCACAGCACAAGACTAAATCCCCACAGTCTGACGTGGCTGAAGCTTCCACTTTTGCAGCCAGCACGAAGCACCCTTTCCTGCAGTGGAATCATCTGCTGCTGTGATTATAACACCAAATACTCTGGCATCCAAATAAAACTGCTCATCCTGGCAGgactggagcagcagcctgttCTGCACAggcttgcttttgttttgacaCCGTTTtatgacagcagcagggacagtccCACATTTGATTTATAAGcagccatttttttccctaatggGGTGGATATTTTGAGCCTgtgagctgagcagtgctgtgccagaAGTGAACATCACGTGAGCCAGTTCACTCTGAGTGCAGCATGTAAATAGCTGACAGCAACCTGACAGCCTTCACACCGCTCAAACCAGCGCCTGGTTTGAGAAAacgctgctgctgggagaacCTTCTATGTCCATGGGGTCAGGATGTTTCCCCTGCTTGAAGATGAAGCATCTTGGCCGTGTCTGGGCAGTgaaagggaaaggagctgcagatTTCCAGCATGTAGCTGCCCATGCACACTCCTGCAGCGTGGCTGCGCTGGTGTCTGCTTGCTGGGGATGGTTCGGCTGTGCCGGGGTTTAGCTCTGGATGTGAGAGGTctgcaaggcagagctggcGGGTGAGGGAGGGGGGAATCTCTTCCCGTGCTGGATCTCTGACTTTGCCaagctgctgcagtgtttgggAGGCAGGCAGTGGGAGGGGATCCGTGTGCAGGTGCTGTCTGTAGGCAGAGAGgtgtctgtgctctgctggggcaggaacagaggctggagctgttcctgggGTCTGCCCCACCGTGGTTTGTCCTTGTCATCCTGTCAGCCTTGTCATCTCCTTTCCCAAGCTGTCCAAGCCTTTGGGAAGCACCACATCATTTACCCCAgtggctgtgccagagcaggagctgtcacCTCCCTTCCAGCCTAAACTCATTCCTGGCCAGTTTCTAAAAACATGtctctgtgtcagtgctgtTCTTTGgcttcactttattttttttctccccatgctGTTTACTCAATCCCTGGGGTATTTATAGCTGGCCACGGATCACCTGACagcttcttttctccttctagGATAGGAAAACTGAGTCTCCCTGCTCTTGCTGTGGCAAAGGGTTCCTGTGACCCCAAACAGCCTCCGAACCTCCTCACGCTCCTCCCTGTCACAGTTTGTGCTTCTTGGACACAGCAGCCAGGTCTGGGTGCTGAGGTCTCCTGGGTCTCGTGCTGTCTCAGCCTTCCTCTACCTCTGTTAAGCACCTGGCTCTGATCCAGGCTGCCTTGTTTTCattgggctttttgtttgtttgtttgctttggctTAAATCCACCTTCCAGCTGTTGAAACGTTtgatccctgtcccacagccaaGGCCGAGGAGTTTCCTCTTCCCGCCCGC from the Catharus ustulatus isolate bCatUst1 chromosome 22, bCatUst1.pri.v2, whole genome shotgun sequence genome contains:
- the SCARF1 gene encoding scavenger receptor class F member 1 produces the protein MESARPILCLQLWLWVQSSAQELDPEGSNVCRFPTGPECCPGWKQDGNACTVAVCEGEDACREGEVCVKPGLCRCRPGFFGADCGSRCPEQYWGHDCKRSCPCHPNGRCDPVSGHCTCDPNHWGGLCQFPCQCGPHGRCDPLTGACHCEPGWWSPSCRKQCSCSPSTSHCDPLSGLCRCVPGWWGRRCSFKCSCNVSPCAQETGKCECLAGYWGPACQWRCDCGHGSCSPATGHCTCQPGYQGRSCRDPCPAGKYGSQCVHSCGSCKRSQPCSPVDGFCLACQPGWNGTLCKDPCAPGFHGEGCLQPCPHCRHGEPCDPQTGFCLRCDPGWTGPSCNSSCPVGTFGDGCQFLCPECVSGSCDPITGVCICQAGYWGDSCNDTCPEGYFGVNCSSPCQCSWGTCDPVQGGCVLSSKDHGALAAAVLVPLLLLLLCVTCCCCGAGSADARDRAAVPDDDVVARMKHHVQGVLANLSALVPCFNLGASKLPKVTVSHHDMEIPYNPSFIEPPSSAWVSDSSFSSFDTDNEGPEYSVPPREGIPLLGGAELQDGASCPGQALPDPSAFDSEDVSQPFAIPRTSSIAKAKRPSVSFAEGTKFGAAETPSPSRKPKAPWGPSRLTPPPGDAAAEPPGERPASDCYENPEPLSKGDESHRPSPRATPGGRRRVVSSTRHVAQRVEALEAAAKSGSWEAKGKEPDVTTIYMVVGTAGEEPRAEGTGEGPVQAVLKRLGSLQKGKWAAKEEPKVRRSMEAIQKPPRRALAQRRDSENSCKQRESVPGAPAEPAPGKQQHPAAKRLSLLLASLSSKNTGAQDAASETLGATEKGKSPELAGSLERKGRAAAEEEPKYENVASSGADSPSGPGKELLTTPPAT